TTAATACCAAATTTGTTCGAAATTTTTCTATATtgctgaaaaagaaaatgaagtatGGTGAGTTTTAATTACTTGCGTACATTTTAAATAGTCAAAAAGTAATAATAGCAATAGATGATTAGATGAACAACATATAAACTCTTGCTAAAAAAAAACGGAGAGCTTTAATTACTTGTGTACattttaaatagaaaaaaaataatagcaaCAGATGATTaagcaaaatttattatttcctgcctgtttttcttagtttttccCCTTCTTAAATGGCTTTTTTTCCTAACTATTACGTTGTATTAATAAACATAGCATAATGAAaatttgcaaataaattttgctCAAAATTTCTCTATATTAGTGAAAATGCTTGATATTAATGAACGTAATCTaataacctaaaaaaaaaatcaagatgcATTTTGCTCCAAATTCCTCTATATTAgcggaaaaaaaatagaagccTCCTTGATTGGACACGAATTTAATGCTCTTTGGATACATTAACTATTACTATTTTTATgcaccatttatttatttctttgttgctaaaaaataattatgctaatattttttttgtgttaaaTGCGCTGAGCTCCAATTGTTTCAATGATATTAGATAACAGAAAATGTTTAATAGCCGGAAATGACTACATAGAGACAATGGAAGAAcgactttattttttttcctgctTGCTCCTTTGAAAAGCTATTTGCTTGATGAATTGTGTCCTAATCACTCctttttgttttactttgatagtctttttttttttttttgcacatagTTTAATAAAAGATGGTTAACTTTGTTAAAAGAGTAAATCTAAGCTACTATTTTCTTAAAATGTCGTTAAACTATTTCCAGAAGCATAACTAATCACTATATCTTTAGATTAATTACAATAACAATAAGTTAGTTACCAAACGCGAGTATATGCATTCATAGAGTAAGTTAGCGAGTGTTCTGGCAGACACATTAATTAGAAGGAGAGACCCGCAAGTATTTTTGTTGCTTTCCTTCTGTCCATGCCGCAGCATCCGTATGATTGATTTTGTTAGGTTGAACTTCAAATTTGGAGCTCAAGCTGTTGAAATTCATTGTTTTGAGCCATTCGCACAAGTTCGTTCTATCTAAGAGGCACAGGAGCCAGCACTGAAAAGAATACTAACAAAATACTAATCTTTATGGGGCAAAATACACAATAGGAGGAATATGTCATCTTGATTGTCCTTCCACGTACATCACGGAATATTAAGAGGATGCCTCCTCAATTCACGAAAAGCTGGAAAATTGGTTAGCCAGTTTCAAGGAGATAGATTGGTATAATCGCGGATTGTTTTAGTAACCAGAAAATGGTGAGAAAgattcaatcaaaaattgaagaagaataTTTCAAATGGTCGGAGATTTGACGTTTTAGCTTTGTTTGTAAATCATTAAtgttgtttatctcttccaggGCTCATTGGCAATCAGCAATACGTGTTACCAGCATTCGAATAGTACAGAAGTCAAaaaggatttaaaaaaaaaaaaaaaaaacgcacgCCTTCTCAGATGATATTAGACCATTGGAAAATGGTTGGACGGTTTCATGGAAagaatattcaaatgagaaaatGATAACATTATAGTATACGCAATGAACGGCTGAAACTACTGTTATTTTCACCGGAAGTAAACGGCTGAGCCCCCACCCCCcggtccaaaaaaaaaaaaaaaaaaaaaaggccgaTTTAGATGATCCCCTCATCAGGCCGGGATTCCtaatggaaaatttttttactcAATTACCAGTTACAAGGGTTTCCCATttactctcttctttttttttttttgtggtcttattcttgattttggttttatctgaaaaataaacaatttcaaatcaGACAAGAAAAATCAAGTAACCTGTCATAAATCACACAATCTAGAATTCCTTTCAACACACGCAATCCGGATTGCATTGCCgtagaaaataaaagaacagtttgtttggatagtaataataattcgcttgtatcataaacacattttctaatCAATCTTTTTATGttgtcaatcatttttttatctcacatacatcacatcacatcacatcacaaaaaatattacagtaattatttcaaataatactctgaAAATTTTTGTTGTATCAATTTGAAGCCATGCACGTACGTTAACCTTGACAGCCCTTATCCAAACTCCCCGCCCCCCCGTTCTATCTCCTCTCTAGGTGCTTGGTTATTAAACAGCCACCTTGTTGGTGATATTTAAAAGTAGTGTTTGGCACAAAGCGCAAAACCTCACGTGTTAGGGAATCTTGAACGTCAAATCATAATTAATTGGGGACTAAATATGGAATCTTTTGATTGTTGATAAATGAACCAGAGAGCGGGGGTGGAGGGCGACGCTCAAAAGAGCACCACAGTCTCAGTCTTGATCGATCGTTCTTGTTTTCTCCCAGCAATAATTGAACGTTATCTTGATATCATTGAAAGGTGAGGCGCGGCAAATTTGGATTTTGGCGAACAAATTGGAGTGGAATTTCTGCGTCAATTGATGTAACAATTCGCAAGCCATTGAGCCAGATTAATTGTTTGGGTTGGTCTGTATCAGACCTTTGTCGGGTTGAAGACAGgcatttgaatatttggtgcgCTCTCACAAATTAGATCCCAAACTTAGATTAGATTGTGTTTGGATTacatttttcataaaaaaaatattatagcgatttgatatatatataaaaaaaataataataaaaaaaatgtgacCAGGAAAaataatgtaattttttttttacggaAACTCCGATCCAAGGAAGGCCTTACCGCTGTTGGTCTTGTTTGAAGATAAAAATTGAGGATGATTGCGGATTTGCCTTCACGTAACTAACGATGACGCACGCTGGGGCTGTCAATTCAATCTTATCTACCACAAGAATTTGGTTACTTACAGACAGATCAGAGAGTGCTTGGGTTGAGCTGATCCAATCTTCTTACCAGCGTcgcttttttctctctctctctctatctctctagtctgtatatatatataaatatatatgtttctctctctctctctctctctatatatatacagtatttgtatgtatatatatacactccCACAAGCCACTGCCCCTTCGTTTCCGTCCCTTGCCTACTACGCCCACCAGACCACACCTCACCTGTCAGGCTGTCACAACTCACAAATACACAATCCACCACCCCCATATCGCATCtattctttcatttatttttaaagTATTACCACTATATCTCTTCACCCTTCCGTTTCCTCCATTTCTTGGGAGCTTCCTTATCCATTTCCTCTTCTTTTGCGCGTACTCCCACCGCCTACTCTCGCAGCTGCCCCCTCAGGCTGACTTCCCTCACATTTCCATTTCCCAGGTAATTTTTTATattccccattttttttttgttttttttccttcctattTATCAGTTCCATctgattttttgttttgctcTTCCGTCGCCATGCGGATGATTTCGGTACCACTACTGCCATATGAATCTTCTGTCTAAATTTCAGGAAGAGTAGATTTTATTTATGTCAATAATGCCTTGTCTCGGGAACCTGTCCTGCTCTTAGTCTTTAGCTAATTTcatttgggattttttttttaatatttatagatctgttctttttttttaattttctttttaatgaaaTTCGAGCTGTTTATACTTTATAGTTTGACCTGAGCTACTTTTGTTGAGCATCTGAAATTACGCTTTTCCtcaaatttggatttttttggggTGAATTCCAATTACAGTGAGCTCGTTTGAGCTGTTTCTGGTGTCTTATGAATCTTGAGCTTGCTCGGCATTGTATTTGTTGATATTTGTATTGAGCTTCTCGATTTATATAGTATGTGAATTATGAGAGGATGCTATTTTAATCCTTGAAGATCGCTTTTGTTTCACAATCTAGTTAATTGACAGCATGCAATTGCTTTGATAGTTTGTTGGTGAAGTTTCTAGTTGCTTTCGGTAGCTGGGGTTGTTAGATCTGAATCGCTGTACTAGTTTTCATTGTCATGTCGTTTAGAGTGCTACAAATGTTAGTATATTCTCTGTGCAAGATGGAGATATTCTTTTACCATTTTTTCCCCGTTTATTCATGATCTGGTGGTGGAGTTGCGGTAGATTGGTGACACTGGTGGTATATGTTTGGAAGTTTGATTAGTAGCTGTTGCTTCTTGGTGTGTCTAGTTTGACTAGTAATCATCATAGTAATAATTGGGCACCACTTAAATTGTTACTATTTCTTTTTGGGTCATAGACTTTAATGGATCATTTGGCTTTCCTTGGGTGTTGTTGAAGGTTCAAGTGGGTAATTATCAGTTTGTCGTGTGTTTCTGTTGGGAAAATAAAGTTTCAATTATGAAAGAGTCCATCGTATTACTTGCTACACTTTTGACCTTCTGGTGCATTTCACAATAGTTTCTTTACTCATGTAGTCATGTCGGTATGCTACACTGCAGATAAAACATTAGCCAAAAGCAAAATGGAAGTTACAGGAGGCTAACTTTATGCGCTTCTATGGCCTTGGCaggtacctttttttttcttttctttatctatCTATAAGGCCCTAACCAACTCCTGCTCTTATCAATctcgattcttttttttttttttatttaaatattcatgtttttcttatttacttatttttcttttcaatttcgaTCTTCCCTGTGTATAACTTGTATCATCCCATGTAGGTATCTGGGCAATGTGTGGGAAGAGTAACAGTTCAGGAGGCAGCAGCTTAGATAGTACAATCAAGAAAAAGGACATTAGTACCCAAAGAGGTGGAATGGAATTTGAGTCCGATTGGACAAAGCATTGTTGGAAATCATCAGCCTTCACTGCTCAAGCCATCCGTTCAGCAACATCTTTTATGCCTTGGTCTTGTAAAATATCAAGAAATGAAGGATTTCACGAATATCTTTAATCGGTAGCTGATTTTTCTGTTAAGTTGATCTTTGTAGTTGAGAGACATAGAAGGAATTCATGATGCTTCTGTCCACTTCCTGTTTGAGAATTTCTTATTCCAAAAATGCCTAATTTTGTTAGTGGAAAGAAGAGAGCTACCGAGTTGAACATGTGTTTCTCCAACGCTCTCGAGCAGGGTGCTCCACCTCACTCAAAAGGGGGTTCCTGCTTAACTCTAAAGTTCGTTGATGGTATCCATAGTCCTATCTTGCCTGGATTGCCCGATGATGTGGCAATGTACTGTCTTGCACTTGTTCCTCGAACTAATTTTCCTGCTATGGGTGTTGTTTGCAAAAGATGGAGGTCTTTTATCCAAAGTAAGGAATTTATCCGGGTTAGAAAACTAGTTGGCATGCTCGAGGAGTGGCTTTATGTCCTAACTGTTGACTCTCAAGGAAATGGGAGCCACTGGGAGGTTATAGACTGTTTGGGACAGAAACACAATGAATTCCCCCCAATGCCTGGTTGTGAGAAAGTTGGTTTTGGCGTGGTAGTTCTCAATGGAAAGCTTCTCGTAATTGCTGGTTATGCCATGATTGATGGAAATAGATCGCCCTCTGCTGATGTTTATCAGTATGATTCTTGCCTCAACaggtttgttttcttttaccTCATATTCCTGTTTCATTCTTTGCTTGTCACTGCATTCCTGCTTTTTGTAATGCTCAAGTACTCTGAACTTTCAGGGTCTTTTTAATGGAACATTTGAATTACGACTTTGTAAACACTTGCAAAATTAGGAGGTTTTATTTTTATGCTAGAATTTCTCGGTTGCGGTATCTTCAGCTAGTAGACAGCTTGATTAGTTTCATAACCAAAATGTCTTTTAACCCCCAATGACTAATCTAGATTGTGATACTTCTGTGCAGCTGGAGTAAGCTAGCGGACATGAATGTTGCACGCTATGATTTTGCTTGTGCTGAGGTAAATGGCATGGTCTATGCGGTTGGCGGCTATGGGATGGATGGTGAATCTCTCTCATGTGCTGAAGTGTATGACCCTGATGCTGACAAGTGGACTGTAATTGAGAGTCTTCGCCGACCACGGTGGGGATGCTTTGCTTGCGGATTTGAAGGAAAGCTCTATGTAATGGGAGGTCGATCGAGTTTCACAATTGGAAATTCAAGGTTTGTCGATGTGTATAACACTGAGAGGCACACCTGGTGTGAGATGAAAAATGGTTGTGTCATGGTCACCGCTCATGCTGTGGTGGGGAAGAAACTTTTTTGTATTGAGTGGAAAAACCAGCGGAAGCTGGCTATATTTGACTCAGAGGATAATTCATGGAAGATGGTGCCAGTTCCAGTAACTGGGAGCTCAAGCATCCGATTCCAGTTTGGCATACTGGATGGAAaacttcttttattttcactgcAGGAGGATCCCGGTTACACTACCCTTCTGTATGATCCAAACGCACCCCCTGGCTCAGAGTGGCAGACCTCAGTGATAAAGCCATCCGGTTCGTGCATGTGCAGCGTCACAATCAAGGCATAAAGTGGTCGATTTCATtaaagatgatgatgatttCAGTGGCGTTCTTAAAGAGTCTTCCCCCCGGTTTCCGTGCGGGGTTCCGTTGTTCGTTTAAGGAAGCAGTTATGCATATGATCTATTGTATAGTTTTAGTAAGTTGGTTGATTTAAGACTAGTGTGATTATGTCATCTTGTATGAGTAATTTGCTTGCGAAGCTTTACTGACATAAATCTTGAGCAGCAGTTGTTGTTGTATCTCAAATGTTAGTGGCGTCTGTGATGGACTGGGATGCAGTAATATTCCAGCAAGTATATGTGGGCAAAATTCCAATGGACGATCATGTCCGTGGGCTGTGGAGTTTGTTGCCAGTACTGCGGTAGATGAATTAAACACGTGAAATGTGGCACGACAACGTGAAAGAACTTTGCATGTTTTGATATGCATTGCTAGCGAAAGAGAATGTACGTTAAAAGCTTTTCACGGTTTGAACGGGTGCTTCCAGTTGccatttgaatgaaaaatgatcTCGTTGTCACCTAATCATCAACAACGCAACGGGTGTCTGTGGCAATACTAGGTTGACTAATACCGAAATCTCTGAAGTCTCGAACGATGCCCTATATCACCAACCATATGCTCAATTTGTCCCCAGGAGAGGACAGCCGAAGAGGACGCAGGAAAGGACGTCGAAAGTCTTTACTTAACGTGCTTGCTTTGTACGAGGCTACGGAGTGCAGTTTTGCAATTTTACTTGCTATTAGTAACTGCAAAGTCACCAACTTGGTTCTCAATCGTCTCTCTGTTTTTtcacttgggatcctcggtgacatgttttctgTGCCAATTCAATGCCACCTATAGTATTGCGCCAagtgtcctgttattatttacactttaattttctaataattcaacttggtttggtttaacacaagtgtaaataataacaggacactTGACGCAATATTATAGGTGGCATTAGATTGGCAcagaaaacatgtcaccgatTATCCCAATTGCTGTTTTTTAACCAGCTGTAAAAAATTTGAGGAGTGCGTTCAAGAATCACTCTCGTACACATTTTGAAGGGGAAGATAATCAATTTGTTCTTTTTAACTATTTCTTTAATTCATTAATCTGCATGAATACCTGACCATATTTATTGAATAACACATCAGTTAAATTATCTAAGACTCCTTTTGAATTGgcctatttttaaaaataaattcttCATATATAATATTACAGTAATGCACAAATGAAAACAATACTTAAAACACATCATCCATACAATTTATTAAGACACCTGACCGTGTATTTTGAGTGGTTCTCGAGCCTAATTTGATCTCAAATTCGAGCATATATTTTTAGTTTGGATAAATATGCCATACACACCAACAGCACCCACCAGTCAAATTACGCATTAAATTTAAGTCCTACTTtgattatattatatatgtgaGATATACTCTTTGAGTGGCTCGAGCAACTGCTGTTTTTACTCTTTGgcttttggtttggtttgggatTATTTACCAATTAGCAAACCCAACGAGGACTTTAATCGCGTGTTAATTAGCGTAAAATATCAAGCGTTTCATCAAAGAAAATACTCCCccccaaaaacccaaaaaaaggcGGCAACAACTTGAAAGTTAAAACCTCCACCCACCACCCTCCCCCAAGGGTTCCGCCGTCCCCAAAGCCCTCCGCTTCTCCCAGCACCGCCATCAACCACCGGAAATGTTCGGCACCCCATCATCAGCCCCGCCCTTCGGGACTCCCTCCTCAACCCCTGCATTCGGTACCCCCTCTTCGACCCCGGCCTTCGGCACTCCGTCTTCCACCCCTGCCTTCGCCACTCCATCTTCAAGCCCAGCCTTCGGAACGCCGTCCACCCCGTCGTTTGGCACCGGCTTCGGAACCTCACTGTTCTCTACTCCGTTCTCGCAGCAGCAATCGCAGCAGAGCTCTTTCTTTCAGACGCCTCAGAGCTCAAGCCCTTTCGGTCTCTCGACGCCGTTCGCTGCCACCCAAGTGCAGTCTTCTCCGTTTGGTCAGCCCGCTGTGACTCCGGCATTGCCCTTTGGAAATGTTCAATTGACCACTCAGATGGCTCCAGTTGCTCCTCTCCCCTTTTCTCTTGCCGATCGTGATATTCAAGTAAGCCTAACTAGagaagtacttttttttttttttttttgttttggaaaaattcgtaGCTGTATTTAGTTTGCATCTACATATGGCGGTTTTCCTTTAAATTTATGGTTTTGCTATGTGAACTATACTAGGCTATTGTTGATGCTTACAAGGAGGAGCCTGGGAACCCTAAGTATGCATTTAAGGTTCGATTTTTCATCATTGACCTTGTCCTTGTCAGATTTTTTTAATTCTGTTTATGCTCGATTCTTGTTTAATTGGTAAAATTCTTGGGTGAAGAAACGTGGATTTTGGGGACATTGacgtttgaattgatttggccATTGTAactttattttgttaattattaattagtaaTTTAGCAATGATTCTCTGTCCCCTTTGAAGAAGGAGAGATGGTAGGTTAGGTTACGTTGCCTTCGTTTAGCTGAAGTCTGAGAAAGGAAAATATTCATTGCATGAAACACTGAATGTAGTGATAGGCCAACACATAATTGCAATTTGGAACAAATTGGTGGCAAGAATAAGCTGCAGATGAAATGTATTTGTCTCTCATtcttagaaaaaaaatgattagacAGCGTCTTTTCTTGGTTCCCAaaattttctccattctatgtttatgaagtttttaaaatatgtGTTTGTGGTTTTGCAGCATTAATTGTTCAGCGTGACTGAACCTCAATATAGGGTGAAACCTGCTGGTGTACCATTCTTGTTTAATTGGTAAAATTCTTGGGTGAAGAAACGTGGATTTTGGGGACATTGacgtttgaattgatttggccATTGTAactttattttgttaattattaattagtaaTTTAGCAATGATTCTCTGTCCCCTTTGAAGAAGGAGAGATGGTAGGTTAGGTTACGTTGCCTTCGTTTAGCTGAAGTCTGAGAAAGGAAAATATTCATTGCATGAAACACTGAATGTAGTGATAGGCCAACACATAATTGCAATTTGGAACAAATTGGTGGCAAGAATAAGCTGCAGATGAAATGTATTCGTCTCTCATtcttagaaaaaaaatgattagacagcgtcttttcttggttttcccaaaattttctccattctatgtttatgaagtttttaaaatatgtGTTTGTGGTTTTGCAGCATTTATTGTTCAGCGTGACTGAACCTCAATATAGGGTGAAACCTGCTGGTGTATCAGATGTAAGTTCAATGTGGTTTGAGTTATACTTCTGATTCTGTTGCTTTTATTTACATGTTGAGACTTTGTAGTAAATCTTGTGAATTAGTTTGGCTTGTTAGATAATGTGGGCAGAGGCCATAGGGAAACTTGAAGGCATGGAGAGTTCTGATCGAGAACGACTTTGGCCCCACCTTGTTCAGGGATTTAAAGATCTGTCACAGCGCCTCAAGGTACCAGATGGATGATCATTACCTCCTTGAAATGAGGATGGCTTCAGTGCttggaaaaaattttttgttgaaGCCTTCCTAACTCACATTTGTTTCATTTCGATGTGCCAAAACTGCATtctttgaagaattttttttaaatattaaatttctGTGTATCCAATCTCTATAATTAGATTCGCTAGATGGCATAAGTAGTGCCTCTTTCTCATGTTAAATaatgtgtgtttggatagagtatcatttgaaatattatttggaataattattatAGCACTTAttataatgtgatgtatgtgagataaaaaggtatttgaaaatataaaaaggtgggttggaaaatgtggttatgatgcaagcaaaatattatgTGGAAAAATTTAGCTATCCAAACACTATTATATTGTTTCTTGGCGGGCAATAAAGCGAGCAATCTATCAGTATCTTCACCAAGAATTTATTTTGTTAATCCTCTTTTCATACCTTTATGGTAATTAAATGTTAGTCTTTGGGATACCTTGCAATCgtgttctttcttttctctatcAACATTATCTGATTGTAGCTTGGGATACctgaatttattttcttttttgaattgtGTTTCTTTAACTTTGGATAAGCTACAAGATGAAGTTATAGTCTCAGATTCTGAGAGATTGCGAATAACACAGAGCAATGTAAAAATGGTACTCTCTTGTTCTCTTGGTTTGATATACCAAACTTGTGGTTAGTGTACTAGGTTTGTTAACCTGCCTTTATGCAGCTTCAAAGGCATTTCCAAGCAGACACTTTTCCTTGGATTCGGAGGATGCAACAAAAGGAGCAGAGTCTCCAGAGGCGCCTCTTAAGGGTGAGATGTCTGGCATTATacttcatttttatcatattgtCCAAGATGCTAGTGTTTTGATCTGATAGTTAAGCATTTTCTGCTGCAATACAAGTAGTAATATAAATGATTAGGAGATTTAATTTTGTTATAATCCTGTAATATTCACTCATGTCTCTTTGTTTTAGAAGAAACAATTAAGGAATACCATCTAGATGAAGTTTTAGACCCCAAAGTACCCATGTCGACATGCCATGACACTGGTGCTGGTATGGGATATGTGTCCAatgaaaaatttttggacacttttgacttttgtgaggTCTGATGTCGAAGCAAGAGGAGAAGAACTGGGTGAGAAAACTCATAGATGCAGAAGACTTGTTGCATTGGAGTCCTACTGGAATCCTTTTGAGCTATGGCTTGTTGGTTACTTTAGAATTCTCCAATCCTTAGTGAGCTACGACTTGTATGTTGGCTGTACTGTATAATTCTTATTTTTACTTGAAATTTTGCTGTACCCACGTTCTCTTGTCTGAGTCTTTAGAAGTGTCCCTGTATCCTAATTTTAGAAGGTTGACGAATCAGACACTTAGACACATACTCGAATCCGACACCTATACCCGAGTCCGAGTaacataggaaaacagaatgtTCAATACACTAGCTATGTACACTGGACTTTGCTATGCAACAGATAAAGAATATAGTCTCATATGATACACAGGTAATGCGAATTATAGAGGCATTGGAAGGCAAAGGGTGTCGATCACCTTTGATGAAGGGAGAAGCTGAATTGGCGGAGAAGTTGGCTTCATTAACTCGACAGGTACTTGATCCAGGTCTTTTGATCTGTGTAAGATTTTTATGATGTGGCTTGTAATGGAGCTTGTATTTACTAGTAAATTCTGACAGTTAAAAGGATCAGGAGCAGAACTTTCTAGAAGGGTTCAAAATCTACTGACTCTATCTCGTGTTCAAGCCAATGGCCTTGGTGGTAGATCTATGTATATACCTGGATCAACTAAAATACATGAGCAAAGTCTTTTGGACATGCAGGAGGTATTGTCAAATCTCATTTTAATCAGCATTGCTGACATGGAGGTGGTACATCACTTTCATTGATATGCGTGTTTAAATGATGGAATAACCCAATAAAATGCAGGAAAAAGAATGATCAGTGTATCATTTGAAGCTTTGTCCTTCATTGCACCCCCAGATATTTATTGCAAATTTTATATGCTCACCCTTGTGGCTCACGTACTTTTGGACACAATTACATGAAGCAAGCAAAAATATGTCTGAATGCACGCCCAGCCTAAAACAAGTCATATAACTCATGGTGAAGAATGATTCAATGTAAATTATGCTAAAATTGTAAAGAGGCTACTTTTGTCCTTTCTGGACACAGGTCTTGCAACAGCAGACGGAGGCTATTGCTAGGCTTGGCAATGTTTTAAAGAGAGATATGAGGGATGTGGAGATCATCATGGCTGAGGAAACAGAGATGTCAGAAGACTAGCCATACATTTAAGGTGTTCGCTGTTCATTTTCAGTTTGTTGGTTTAAAAGCTTTTGCTCCTGTTAGGATAAATTTTGTTGGCAACAATGAGCAAGTTATGGGAATTCCTACTGCCACATCTCTTCTACCTtgctttttgacctggaaattTAGATGGATCAGAGGCTAGAATCTTAATCACCTCTATCTTGATTGCTGTTGGAAAATATCCCTCCCGTGagacttcatttgatgattttATGCTTCATAGATCAGGTCAATTTATGCTCACAAAGATCAGCGGCCGGAAGTTTGATTTTTGTGCTCTGGATATGCATGTCATTTTCATCAAGGTCAGCAAACTACGGTAACAGAATTCGTTCTCGACACCAAAGGTTTGTTGTACAACTCGACAAGCAAACTGTGCTTGTTGGATGGCAAATTGTATCATGTAAAGTACGAGATTGAGAACCAAGCATACCTTCACTCTGTGAGATTATGGGAATTTGTCTATTCACTTTGAGATTGTACGCAGTATCTCAGTAATGGATGTAGGTTAGAACATGCCTATAGTACCAGGATTTTGTAGTCGCTATCGTGAAGTACTGCAGTCAGTGAAGTTCAAATAGACTACACTGAAAAACAATCGTTCTAAAACtaattttaatatatatttgatgtaGTGGTTTATATTGTGAACTATATACGAACGAAACAACAAAATATAGAAGAAAGTGGAGTAGAGAAAAGTAGGTAAACAGTAAGGAGAATTATATTTTCATTCACTCAATTGTTGATAGGTTACGAGAGACGTTGGATGATCTTTATTTACAGATAAAACAAACTTAATGATACATGAGCTATCTTTAATGCTTGTGCATAAACTGAGTTGTTCCATAAAATGTACCACATGCTCTTAGGAGAGATACATGTACCGACCTTCTAAGAGAAGGAAATggacatccatatcaattcatttagttgtttcataacaataatatttttattaacCCTATTTTCCCAATCTACGAGAGTTTTTTTGGCACAGATGGTAATAATACAAATGCAACAGTCTGCAGTTTTGTCGCTACATCTTTTGTAGCCAAAATTGCAAATTTAGCTATTACATAACAATGGATAGGACCTTAGCTGGCTTTCCTCTTTGGCTTTCTTTTGAACCTTGAACAACAATGAAAACTCCCCACCAAGAAGCTGCCCTTCCAGTTATTGAACCACAGATAATACTTGATGATCCTTCAGGTGACACTGTTTTGGGTTTTCGTAttaatttgttttttgttttttggttttcACATTAATGCAATTATGAATATTCTCAACATTCATTGTATTTTTCTGCCATGATCAATACCACCAAAGATGTCCAACCAGTGAACACGCGTGCac
This genomic stretch from Coffea arabica cultivar ET-39 unplaced genomic scaffold, Coffea Arabica ET-39 HiFi ptg000055l, whole genome shotgun sequence harbors:
- the LOC113717935 gene encoding nuclear pore complex protein NUP54-like isoform X1, translated to MFGTPSSAPPFGTPSSTPAFGTPSSTPAFGTPSSTPAFATPSSSPAFGTPSTPSFGTGFGTSLFSTPFSQQQSQQSSFFQTPQSSSPFGLSTPFAATQVQSSPFGQPAVTPALPFGNVQLTTQMAPVAPLPFSLADRDIQAIVDAYKEEPGNPKYAFKHLLFSVTEPQYRVKPAGVSDIMWAEAIGKLEGMESSDRERLWPHLVQGFKDLSQRLKLQDEVIVSDSERLRITQSNVKMLQRHFQADTFPWIRRMQQKEQSLQRRLLRVMRIIEALEGKGCRSPLMKGEAELAEKLASLTRQLKGSGAELSRRVQNLLTLSRVQANGLGGRSMYIPGSTKIHEQSLLDMQEVLQQQTEAIARLGNVLKRDMRDVEIIMAEETEMSED
- the LOC113717935 gene encoding nuclear pore complex protein NUP54-like isoform X2; protein product: MFGTPSSAPPFGTPSSTPAFGTPSSTPAFGTPSSTPAFATPSSSPAFGTPSTPSFGTGFGTSLFSTPFSQQQSQQSSFFQTPQSSSPFGLSTPFAATQVQSSPFGQPAVTPALPFGNVQLTTQMAPVAPLPFSLADRDIQAIVDAYKEEPGNPKYAFKHLLFSVTEPQYRVKPAGVSDIMWAEAIGKLEGMESSDRERLWPHLVQGFKDLSQRLKLQRHFQADTFPWIRRMQQKEQSLQRRLLRVMRIIEALEGKGCRSPLMKGEAELAEKLASLTRQLKGSGAELSRRVQNLLTLSRVQANGLGGRSMYIPGSTKIHEQSLLDMQEVLQQQTEAIARLGNVLKRDMRDVEIIMAEETEMSED
- the LOC113719176 gene encoding F-box/kelch-repeat protein At1g67480-like, which produces MPNFVSGKKRATELNMCFSNALEQGAPPHSKGGSCLTLKFVDGIHSPILPGLPDDVAMYCLALVPRTNFPAMGVVCKRWRSFIQSKEFIRVRKLVGMLEEWLYVLTVDSQGNGSHWEVIDCLGQKHNEFPPMPGCEKVGFGVVVLNGKLLVIAGYAMIDGNRSPSADVYQYDSCLNSWSKLADMNVARYDFACAEVNGMVYAVGGYGMDGESLSCAEVYDPDADKWTVIESLRRPRWGCFACGFEGKLYVMGGRSSFTIGNSRFVDVYNTERHTWCEMKNGCVMVTAHAVVGKKLFCIEWKNQRKLAIFDSEDNSWKMVPVPVTGSSSIRFQFGILDGKLLLFSLQEDPGYTTLLYDPNAPPGSEWQTSVIKPSGSCMCSVTIKA